The Mugil cephalus isolate CIBA_MC_2020 chromosome 11, CIBA_Mcephalus_1.1, whole genome shotgun sequence genome includes a window with the following:
- the LOC125015841 gene encoding uncharacterized protein LOC125015841: MTFRTPKEKKATVATVSSESTCPPWISWCCYRFLWVLLNPLFVGVFQIMTGMFNIGLGPGRTSTHPDDVVYLGAPYWLGGVYLVTGITTVTVVCGYWYCRTLSVIMNIISCICATVGIVLYAWDLSDTSFLQMCVSEYDALNTQDNCSYVASIAQRLLTGMDVTLVVVAILQLSLSISFVVRSLSQSLCSRKEKGGIADAEVYQPVLQEVLMTSPGA, translated from the exons ATGACCTTCAGGACTCCTAAAGAGAAGAAAGCGACTGTGGCGACTGTGTCGTCTGAGAGCACGTGTCCTCCGTGGATTAGCTGGTGTTGCTACAGGTTCTTGTGGGTGTTGCTGAACCCTCTGTTTGTCGGG GTTTTTCAGATCATGACGGGCATGTTCAACATCGGGCTTGGTCCTGGACGAACCAGCACTCATCCTGATGATGTGGTCTACCTGGGAGCTCCGTACTGGCTGGGTGGTGTG TACTTGGTGACTGGAATCACGACGGTGACTGTCGTATGTGGCTATTGGTACTGC CGGACCTTGTCAGTGATCATGAACATTATCAGCTGCATCTGCGCCACCGTCGGCATCGTGCTTTACGCCTGGGACCTCAGCGACACATCGTTCCTCCAGATGTGTGTGAGCGAGTACGATGCTCTGAACACCCAGGACAACTGCTCGTATGTGGCCTCCATCGCTCAG AGACTGTTGACAGGGATGGACGTGACTTTGGTCGTGGTGGCTATTCTGCAGCTGTCACTCAGCATCAGCTTCGTGGTTCGAtccctctctcagtctctctgcaGTCGGAAGGAAAAA GGAGGCATCGCGGATGCTGAGGTTTACCAGCCAGTGTTGCAGGAAGTCCTCATGACCAGTCCTGGTGCTTAA